A window of the Microbacterium sp. AZCO genome harbors these coding sequences:
- a CDS encoding histidine kinase N-terminal domain-containing protein — MSTLSDLVYAQGRSSEADVEWLHRLAGDGQLLADLAFADIVIWVPTADDSFIAVAHTRPSGAATLFYRDIVSDLVRPQWRTQVRDAFQTKRIIDSASPDWFEETPTRVRAVPIVRAAKPGAEPQAIGVLTRHTNLGETRTPSRQQITFNDCADELFGMVASGEFPDLSAPTSPRRGAPRASDGLVRLDVDGITTFASPNALSAFNRLGFDDELEGESLVQVVTSILPTKRQFDESLPVVVTGRAPWRADLEARGVTVSLRTIPLRDHGTRIGAIVLCRDVTEIRHQEQELITKDATIREIHHRVKNNLQTVASLLRIQARRSHTDEAREALTQAMRRVSAIAVVHDTLSEGLAQNVDFDDVFARVLKLVAEVAAAPNTRARTRTTGRFGTLPSEFATPLALALTELVTNAVEHGLAGQEGDVEIVAERDGDSLEVRVRDTGSGLPEGQVGRGLGTQIVRTLIQGELGGTIDWHTIMGSGTEVTIEIPLRYIERAAG, encoded by the coding sequence GTGTCGACCCTCAGCGATCTCGTGTACGCGCAAGGACGGTCCAGCGAGGCCGACGTCGAGTGGCTGCATCGCCTGGCCGGCGACGGGCAGCTGCTCGCCGACCTCGCCTTCGCCGACATCGTGATCTGGGTGCCGACCGCCGACGACTCGTTCATCGCGGTCGCGCACACGCGTCCGAGCGGTGCGGCGACGCTCTTCTACCGCGACATCGTGTCGGATCTCGTGCGCCCGCAGTGGCGCACCCAGGTGCGCGACGCGTTCCAGACGAAGCGCATCATCGACTCCGCGTCGCCGGACTGGTTCGAGGAGACGCCGACGCGCGTGCGCGCCGTGCCGATCGTCCGCGCCGCCAAGCCCGGAGCCGAGCCGCAGGCCATCGGCGTGCTCACCCGTCACACGAACCTCGGCGAGACGCGCACGCCGTCGCGCCAGCAGATCACGTTCAACGATTGCGCCGACGAGCTGTTCGGCATGGTCGCGTCGGGGGAGTTCCCCGACCTCTCCGCTCCGACGTCACCGCGCCGCGGCGCTCCGCGCGCCTCGGACGGGCTCGTCCGCCTCGACGTCGACGGCATCACGACGTTCGCGAGCCCCAACGCGCTGTCGGCGTTCAACCGGCTCGGGTTCGACGACGAGCTGGAGGGCGAATCCCTCGTTCAGGTCGTGACGAGCATCCTGCCCACGAAGCGCCAGTTCGACGAGTCTCTCCCCGTCGTCGTGACCGGACGCGCTCCCTGGCGCGCCGACCTCGAGGCGCGCGGCGTGACGGTGAGCCTCCGCACCATCCCGCTCCGCGATCACGGCACGCGCATCGGCGCCATCGTGCTGTGCCGCGACGTGACCGAGATCAGGCATCAGGAGCAGGAGCTCATCACCAAGGATGCGACGATCCGCGAGATCCACCACCGCGTCAAGAACAACCTGCAGACCGTGGCGTCGCTGCTGCGCATCCAGGCGCGCCGCTCGCACACCGATGAGGCGCGCGAGGCGCTGACGCAGGCGATGCGGCGCGTCTCGGCGATCGCCGTCGTGCACGACACCCTGTCGGAGGGCCTCGCGCAGAACGTCGACTTCGACGACGTCTTCGCCCGCGTGCTGAAGCTCGTCGCCGAGGTGGCGGCAGCGCCGAACACCCGCGCGCGCACCCGCACGACGGGCCGGTTCGGCACACTGCCGAGCGAGTTCGCGACGCCGCTCGCCCTCGCCCTCACGGAGCTCGTCACGAACGCCGTCGAGCACGGGCTCGCGGGCCAGGAGGGCGACGTCGAGATCGTCGCGGAGCGCGACGGCGACAGCCTCGAGGTGCGCGTCCGCGACACGGGCTCCGGCCTCCCCGAGGGTCAGGTGGGCCGCGGGCTCGGCACGCAGATCGTCCGCACGCTCATCCAGGGCGAGCTCGGCGGCACGATCGACTGGCACACGATCATGGGCAGCGGCACCGAGGTCACGATCGAGATCCCGCTGCGCTACATCGAGCGCGCTGCCGGCTGA
- a CDS encoding WhiB family transcriptional regulator, with amino-acid sequence MDWRDKAACLTVDPELFFPVGNTGPAVDQIEKAKAVCARCTVTEICLQYALETGQDSGVWGGLSEDERRALKRRAARARRAS; translated from the coding sequence ATGGATTGGCGCGACAAAGCCGCCTGCCTGACCGTCGACCCCGAGCTGTTCTTCCCCGTGGGGAACACCGGGCCCGCCGTCGACCAGATCGAGAAGGCCAAGGCCGTCTGCGCCCGCTGCACCGTCACCGAGATCTGCCTCCAGTACGCCCTCGAGACCGGCCAGGACTCGGGCGTGTGGGGCGGCCTCTCCGAGGACGAGCGCCGCGCCCTCAAGCGCCGCGCCGCTCGCGCCCGCCGCGCTTCCTGA
- a CDS encoding histidine kinase, with translation MHTNPVARAAGVLLALEAAGLFVVVAWQIAALAGGDAAALDSSIALIVLTAVGAIALAAFGVAVWRGQSWGRSGGIVAQVLILAVALGAVTGAFAHPLTGLALAAPAVVVLVLLIIAARRGAREKDAE, from the coding sequence ATGCACACAAACCCCGTCGCGCGGGCAGCGGGCGTGTTGCTCGCGCTCGAAGCGGCCGGCCTCTTCGTCGTCGTGGCGTGGCAGATCGCTGCGCTCGCGGGCGGGGATGCGGCGGCGCTCGACAGTTCGATCGCGCTCATCGTCCTGACGGCGGTCGGCGCGATCGCGCTCGCCGCGTTCGGCGTCGCGGTGTGGCGGGGCCAGTCCTGGGGGCGCTCGGGCGGCATCGTCGCGCAGGTGCTCATCCTCGCCGTCGCGCTCGGCGCCGTCACCGGCGCGTTCGCGCATCCGCTCACGGGCCTCGCGCTCGCGGCGCCCGCGGTCGTCGTGCTCGTGCTGCTCATCATCGCCGCGCGACGCGGCGCGCGCGAGAAGGACGCCGAGTAG
- the bcp gene encoding thioredoxin-dependent thiol peroxidase, which produces MTARLEPGRLAPAFTLVDQDENAVTLKDLRGGRVILFFYPEAMTPGCTTEACDFRDSLAPLQAAGYTILGISRDEPEKLRRFRERDGLTYDLLSDPDHKVHAKYGVWGEKMNYGKVIEGVIRSTFVLNEKGRIEHALYNVRATGHVARLRTLLGVG; this is translated from the coding sequence ATGACCGCCCGCCTCGAACCCGGCCGCCTCGCCCCCGCCTTCACCCTCGTCGATCAGGACGAGAACGCGGTCACGCTGAAAGACCTCCGCGGCGGGCGGGTGATCCTGTTCTTCTATCCCGAGGCGATGACGCCGGGATGCACCACGGAGGCCTGCGACTTCCGCGACAGCCTCGCCCCCCTGCAGGCGGCCGGCTACACGATCCTCGGCATCTCGCGCGACGAGCCCGAGAAGCTGCGGCGCTTCCGTGAGCGGGATGGGCTCACGTACGACCTGCTGAGCGACCCCGACCACAAGGTGCACGCGAAGTACGGCGTGTGGGGCGAGAAGATGAACTACGGCAAGGTCATCGAGGGCGTCATCCGGTCGACGTTCGTCCTCAACGAGAAGGGCCGCATCGAGCACGCCCTCTACAACGTGCGCGCGACGGGGCACGTGGCACGGCTGCGGACGCTCCTCGGCGTCGGGTAG
- the rsgA gene encoding ribosome small subunit-dependent GTPase A, with protein MSWLDDSDDDEPEFDEADVRVRPNPKANRPRTKRRPAHSDAQIARVLGVDRGRYAVLVDEDDDDEHEAVAMRARELRKQPIVTGDLARVVGDTTGDEGTLGRIVGIEPRTSLLRRSADDTDQVERIIVANADQMLVVVAAADPEPRPRLVDRYLVAALDAGIRPLLVVTKTDLADPAAFLAHFDGLDLEVFTSARGEMPLERIGAALVGHSTVFVGHSGVGKSTLVNALVPSAQRATGHVNVVTGRGRHTSSSTVSLRYRGAGGSGWVIDTPGVRSFGLGHVDPANILRAFTDLDEIAEECPRGCTHLPDAPDCAIVEAVEGGRLGPRGAARLDSLQRLLETFADKP; from the coding sequence GTGAGCTGGCTGGACGACTCCGACGACGACGAACCCGAGTTCGACGAAGCCGACGTCCGGGTCCGTCCCAACCCGAAGGCGAACCGCCCCCGCACCAAGCGCCGACCCGCGCACAGCGACGCCCAGATCGCGCGCGTCCTCGGCGTCGACCGCGGCCGATACGCCGTGCTCGTCGACGAGGACGACGACGACGAGCACGAGGCCGTCGCCATGCGCGCACGCGAGCTGCGCAAGCAGCCCATCGTGACGGGCGATCTCGCCCGGGTCGTCGGCGACACGACCGGCGACGAGGGAACGCTCGGGCGCATCGTCGGCATCGAGCCGCGCACGTCGCTGCTGCGCCGCAGCGCCGACGACACCGACCAGGTCGAGCGCATCATCGTCGCCAACGCCGACCAGATGCTCGTGGTCGTGGCCGCCGCCGATCCCGAACCGCGGCCGAGGCTCGTCGACCGCTACCTCGTGGCGGCGCTGGATGCCGGCATCCGCCCCCTCCTCGTCGTCACCAAGACCGACCTGGCCGACCCCGCCGCCTTCCTCGCGCACTTCGACGGGCTCGATCTCGAGGTCTTCACGAGCGCGCGCGGCGAGATGCCCCTCGAGCGGATCGGCGCGGCGCTCGTCGGCCACTCCACCGTGTTCGTCGGCCACTCCGGCGTAGGGAAGTCCACGCTGGTCAACGCGCTCGTGCCGTCGGCGCAGCGCGCGACGGGGCACGTGAACGTCGTGACGGGCCGCGGCCGGCACACGTCGAGCTCGACCGTGTCGCTGCGCTACCGCGGTGCGGGAGGCAGCGGCTGGGTCATCGACACGCCCGGCGTCCGCTCGTTCGGGCTCGGCCACGTCGATCCGGCCAACATCCTCCGGGCGTTCACCGACCTCGACGAGATCGCCGAGGAGTGCCCGCGCGGCTGCACCCACCTGCCCGACGCACCCGACTGCGCCATCGTCGAGGCCGTCGAGGGGGGCAGACTCGGACCGCGCGGCGCCGCGCGCCTCGACTCGCTGCAGCGACTCCTCGAGACCTTCGCCGACAAGCCGTGA
- the aroA gene encoding 3-phosphoshikimate 1-carboxyvinyltransferase — MTADGYSPSPPRGARGPWRAPVARGPLAATVTVPGSKSLTNRELILASLADAPSRLMAPLHSDDSARMIDALRLLGVSIETEPGTGAFGPDLIVEPVWPLRDGAVIDCGQAGTVMRFVAALAGFARGEVTLTAHETALHRPMGAMIKALRDVGVDIDDGGHWALPFSVRGHGHVRGGEVVIDASASSQFVSGLLLAAPRFDVGLHLVHHGERLPSLPHIDMTVESLAHRGVHVERPAVGEWVVPAGPIRGKDIAIEPDLSNAAPFLAAAMIAGGSVSVTGWPAHSTQPGHMLGDILSLMGARVVRRGGSLTVTAGANGIQGVDLDLSAAGELTPTIVGLAAFADSPTTLYGIGHIRGHETDRIAALVGELRALGGEAEELPDGIRIVPRPLQGGRWRAHHDHRLATTGAMVGLAVDGVEVDDIGTTAKTMPEFPELWQRMLEGGSDDAAPRPEALQAS; from the coding sequence ATGACAGCCGACGGGTATTCCCCTTCTCCTCCGCGCGGTGCGCGCGGTCCCTGGCGTGCGCCGGTGGCCCGCGGTCCGCTGGCCGCCACCGTGACCGTCCCCGGGTCGAAGTCGCTCACCAACCGCGAGCTCATCCTGGCGTCCCTCGCGGACGCCCCGAGCCGTCTGATGGCGCCGCTGCACTCCGACGACTCCGCGCGCATGATCGACGCCCTGCGCCTGCTCGGCGTCTCGATCGAGACCGAGCCGGGCACCGGCGCGTTCGGCCCCGACCTCATCGTGGAGCCGGTCTGGCCGCTCCGCGACGGCGCCGTCATCGACTGCGGGCAGGCCGGCACCGTCATGCGCTTCGTCGCGGCGCTCGCCGGCTTCGCGCGGGGCGAAGTGACGCTCACGGCGCACGAGACCGCCCTGCACCGCCCGATGGGCGCCATGATCAAGGCGCTCCGCGACGTCGGGGTCGACATCGACGACGGCGGGCACTGGGCCCTCCCCTTCTCCGTGCGAGGTCACGGCCACGTCCGCGGCGGCGAGGTCGTCATCGACGCGAGCGCCTCGAGCCAGTTCGTCTCGGGCCTGCTGCTCGCCGCGCCGCGCTTCGACGTCGGCCTGCACCTCGTGCATCACGGCGAGCGGCTGCCGAGCCTCCCCCACATCGACATGACGGTCGAGTCGCTCGCGCACCGCGGCGTGCACGTCGAGCGCCCCGCCGTCGGCGAGTGGGTCGTGCCGGCCGGACCCATCCGGGGCAAGGACATCGCGATCGAGCCCGACCTCTCCAACGCGGCGCCGTTCCTCGCCGCGGCGATGATCGCCGGCGGCTCCGTGTCGGTCACGGGCTGGCCCGCGCACTCGACGCAGCCGGGCCACATGCTCGGCGACATCCTGTCGCTCATGGGCGCGCGCGTCGTCCGGCGCGGCGGCTCGCTCACGGTCACCGCCGGCGCGAACGGCATCCAGGGTGTCGACCTCGACCTGTCTGCGGCGGGCGAGCTCACGCCGACGATCGTGGGCCTCGCGGCCTTCGCCGACAGCCCCACGACGCTGTACGGCATCGGGCACATCCGCGGCCACGAGACCGACCGCATCGCGGCGCTCGTCGGCGAGCTGCGCGCCCTCGGCGGGGAGGCGGAGGAGCTGCCCGACGGCATCCGCATCGTGCCGCGTCCGCTCCAGGGCGGCCGCTGGCGCGCGCACCACGATCACCGCCTCGCCACGACCGGCGCCATGGTCGGCCTCGCCGTCGACGGCGTGGAGGTCGACGACATCGGCACGACCGCCAAGACGATGCCCGAGTTCCCCGAGCTGTGGCAGCGCATGCTCGAGGGCGGCTCCGACGACGCGGCCCCGCGCCCGGAGGCGCTTCAGGCATCGTGA
- a CDS encoding sigma-70 family RNA polymerase sigma factor codes for MIATLDREVVDVQKAWDALDVDWRVMNDQAPAEIDARAQFEEQALPYMDQLYAAAMRMTRNPADAADLVQETFVKAFASWRTFTQGTNLKAWLYRILTNAYINTYRKKQREPYQGTIDELEDWQLGGAESTTATSTRSAEAEAIDRMPASVVKDALQSIPEDFRLAVYLADVEGFAYQEIADIMKTPIGTVMSRLHRGRRMLRELLADYAKERGIDTAPAKERGTRTAASRSTR; via the coding sequence ATGATCGCAACGCTCGATCGTGAGGTCGTGGACGTCCAGAAGGCCTGGGACGCCCTCGACGTAGACTGGCGCGTGATGAACGACCAGGCCCCGGCTGAGATCGACGCCCGCGCGCAGTTCGAAGAGCAGGCGCTGCCCTACATGGACCAGCTCTATGCGGCGGCCATGCGGATGACCCGCAACCCGGCCGACGCCGCCGACCTCGTGCAGGAGACCTTCGTGAAGGCGTTCGCCTCGTGGCGGACCTTCACGCAGGGGACCAACCTCAAGGCGTGGCTGTACCGCATTCTCACGAACGCGTACATCAACACCTATCGCAAGAAGCAGCGCGAGCCGTATCAGGGCACGATCGACGAGCTCGAGGACTGGCAGCTCGGCGGTGCCGAGTCCACGACCGCGACGAGCACCCGGTCGGCTGAGGCGGAGGCGATCGACCGGATGCCGGCATCCGTCGTGAAGGACGCGCTGCAGTCGATCCCGGAGGACTTCCGGCTGGCGGTGTACCTCGCAGACGTCGAGGGATTCGCCTACCAGGAGATCGCCGACATCATGAAAACCCCCATCGGCACGGTCATGAGCCGTCTGCATCGTGGCAGGCGGATGCTTCGTGAACTGCTGGCCGATTACGCGAAGGAGCGCGGCATCGACACCGCGCCCGCCAAGGAGCGCGGCACCAGGACTGCCGCATCGAGGAGCACGAGATGA
- a CDS encoding zf-HC2 domain-containing protein — MTDCGCEKARRDLEEYLRNEVCKTQHSDIAEHLEHCEGCRDEALVARTLTDVVARACKESAPEELRDQVLARLREVQATH, encoded by the coding sequence ATGACCGACTGCGGCTGTGAGAAGGCGCGGCGCGACCTGGAGGAGTACCTGCGCAACGAGGTCTGCAAGACCCAGCACTCCGATATCGCGGAGCATCTCGAGCACTGCGAGGGATGCCGCGACGAGGCCCTCGTCGCCCGCACGCTGACCGACGTGGTTGCGCGCGCGTGCAAGGAGTCGGCTCCCGAGGAGCTGCGCGACCAGGTGCTGGCGCGCCTGCGCGAGGTGCAGGCCACCCACTGA
- a CDS encoding DUF2156 domain-containing protein: protein MRVATVGSESGLNPRRIAQVGAPRTRAVLATIRRTPVAFGFAFVVLATAIATGAIRSAEVPDVLGWGPVPLQTPTRWWAVLTSLTAPDSAVDALLSVALALTVLVAAERILGAARTLVSMAGAGVAALVLGAAVQSVLAGLPAVSEAATQETVLDPAIAISGAVLAASALASALWRRRIRVVAFAVLGMFALYAGDVDSWYRLIGALCGLGIGMLFARGAAHRPWHRSSTRETRSLVAVIVAVTAAGPIAALIAGGGRGPLSMAAMSFAQFDQQLVDRCSTDYTRLCDHQVALLVTRGAGPAILAVVPLALLLLTAWGLRSGRRVAWVIGLVVNAAIAGLAVLSIMFGDVVFVDPDNGASFEWALWAVSSIGVPAGVIVLLVVTRRRFVVSAPPRAVRALIGVVAATFATCVAVFLLVESLFPRAFRVRPTPMVLLVEAVRRFVPPAFLQGAGEPPYPRVGAGLVVYQWVGVAFWVVVIVATLRVYRAASSPGDAEPHAAALYRSLLRRGGGTLSFLGTWPGNAHWISADLQASVAYRVVNGVALGVADPVCTPARAEATLREFADFAIGCGWTPVFYSIHEDHLPALRAMGWHTVSVGEETVMPLSDLELTGRQWQKVRQPLQRAEREGMTAQWTRWHDLPPAMASQIVEISEQWVADRGLPEMGFTIGGLEELADPDVELLLAVDHDGRLQAVTSWMPWWEQGAIAGWTLDFMRRREDAPNGVMEFLIAKAALSMKARGAAALSLSGAPLAARPRAGSEESTGLSRFLGWLAAVMEPVYGFASLFRFKSKFHPEYRALYLAYADPVTLPAVGSAVMRAYLPDASPREFLAAVRGILAGSAGGPGEGRAR, encoded by the coding sequence GTGCGTGTGGCGACTGTCGGCAGCGAGAGCGGGCTGAACCCGCGACGGATCGCACAGGTCGGCGCGCCCCGGACCCGAGCGGTGCTCGCCACGATCCGGCGGACGCCGGTCGCGTTCGGGTTCGCGTTCGTCGTCCTCGCAACCGCGATCGCGACGGGTGCGATCCGCAGTGCCGAGGTGCCCGACGTCCTCGGCTGGGGGCCGGTCCCGCTCCAGACGCCGACGCGATGGTGGGCGGTGCTCACGTCGCTCACGGCGCCCGACTCGGCGGTCGATGCACTCCTGTCGGTCGCTCTCGCCCTGACGGTGCTCGTGGCGGCCGAGCGCATCCTCGGGGCGGCCCGCACGCTGGTGTCGATGGCCGGCGCCGGCGTGGCCGCCCTCGTGCTCGGCGCCGCCGTGCAGAGCGTGCTGGCCGGATTGCCCGCCGTCAGCGAGGCCGCGACCCAGGAGACCGTGCTGGATCCGGCGATCGCGATCTCGGGCGCCGTGCTGGCGGCATCCGCCCTCGCGTCGGCTCTCTGGCGACGCCGCATCCGGGTCGTCGCGTTCGCGGTGCTCGGGATGTTCGCCCTCTACGCCGGCGACGTGGACTCCTGGTACCGGCTCATCGGGGCTCTGTGCGGCCTCGGCATCGGGATGCTGTTCGCCCGGGGCGCCGCGCATCGTCCGTGGCATCGCAGCTCGACGAGGGAGACCCGCTCGCTCGTCGCGGTGATCGTGGCCGTGACGGCCGCCGGCCCCATCGCCGCGCTCATCGCCGGCGGGGGGCGAGGTCCGCTCTCGATGGCGGCCATGTCGTTCGCGCAGTTCGATCAGCAGCTCGTCGACCGCTGCAGCACCGACTACACGCGGCTGTGCGATCACCAGGTCGCCCTGCTCGTGACGCGGGGCGCGGGTCCCGCGATCCTCGCGGTGGTGCCGCTCGCGCTGCTGCTCCTCACGGCGTGGGGGCTCAGGTCCGGCCGGCGCGTGGCGTGGGTCATCGGGCTCGTCGTGAATGCCGCGATCGCGGGACTCGCCGTCCTGTCGATCATGTTCGGCGACGTCGTCTTCGTCGACCCCGACAACGGCGCCTCGTTCGAGTGGGCGCTGTGGGCGGTGTCCTCGATCGGCGTCCCGGCCGGGGTGATCGTGCTCCTCGTCGTCACACGTCGGCGGTTCGTCGTGAGTGCGCCTCCGCGCGCGGTGCGGGCGCTGATCGGCGTCGTGGCGGCGACCTTCGCGACCTGCGTCGCCGTCTTCCTCCTGGTGGAGTCGCTCTTCCCGCGCGCGTTCCGGGTGCGGCCGACGCCGATGGTGCTGCTCGTCGAGGCGGTGCGCAGGTTCGTGCCGCCCGCGTTCCTGCAGGGCGCCGGTGAGCCGCCCTACCCCCGCGTCGGTGCGGGACTGGTCGTGTACCAGTGGGTCGGGGTGGCCTTCTGGGTCGTCGTGATCGTCGCGACGCTGCGGGTGTACCGCGCCGCGTCGAGCCCCGGCGACGCGGAGCCGCACGCGGCAGCGCTGTACCGATCCCTCCTCCGGCGGGGCGGCGGAACCCTCTCCTTCCTCGGCACGTGGCCCGGCAACGCGCACTGGATCAGCGCCGACCTGCAGGCATCCGTCGCCTACCGCGTCGTCAACGGCGTCGCCCTCGGCGTCGCCGACCCGGTCTGCACCCCCGCGCGTGCCGAGGCGACGCTGCGGGAGTTCGCGGACTTCGCGATCGGGTGCGGGTGGACGCCGGTCTTCTACAGCATCCACGAGGACCATCTGCCCGCTCTTCGCGCCATGGGGTGGCACACGGTGTCGGTCGGCGAGGAGACGGTGATGCCGCTCTCCGACCTCGAGCTGACGGGCCGCCAGTGGCAGAAGGTGCGCCAGCCGCTGCAGCGCGCGGAACGGGAGGGGATGACGGCCCAGTGGACGCGATGGCACGACCTGCCGCCCGCGATGGCCTCGCAGATCGTCGAGATCAGCGAGCAGTGGGTCGCCGACCGGGGGCTGCCCGAGATGGGGTTCACGATCGGCGGGCTGGAAGAGCTCGCGGACCCGGACGTCGAGCTGCTGCTCGCCGTCGATCACGACGGCCGTCTGCAGGCCGTGACGAGCTGGATGCCGTGGTGGGAGCAGGGCGCGATCGCGGGCTGGACGCTCGACTTCATGCGGCGCCGCGAGGATGCCCCGAACGGCGTCATGGAGTTCCTGATCGCGAAGGCCGCCCTGTCGATGAAGGCGCGCGGGGCGGCCGCGCTGAGTCTCTCCGGCGCTCCCCTCGCGGCTCGTCCCCGCGCCGGATCGGAGGAGTCCACCGGCTTGTCGCGGTTCCTCGGCTGGCTCGCCGCCGTGATGGAGCCCGTCTACGGGTTCGCGTCGCTCTTCCGGTTCAAGAGCAAGTTCCACCCCGAGTACCGTGCGCTGTACCTCGCCTACGCCGACCCCGTGACTCTTCCGGCCGTCGGCTCGGCCGTCATGCGGGCGTATCTGCCGGATGCCTCGCCCCGCGAGTTCCTCGCGGCGGTGCGCGGCATCCTCGCCGGGTCGGCGGGCGGACCGGGAGAGGGAAGAGCGCGATGA
- a CDS encoding alpha/beta hydrolase-fold protein has protein sequence MSWLLGLELIDGGIIPFWGLLTTALVVLVVVARRGRTRRLAVGAAVGAVVGVVLVVLSDVSGAFDVALPGPTAAWVAVGLATAGLGVAAITQAGWGGRSLAALLVLTSLVLGGLGVNREFGITHTLATILGVQALPAVALPARTPASTDQSPISSTWTPPAGMPAKGEVGALSGDRRIPSPGYSPRDAAIYLPPAALVAHPPRLPLLVFMMGQPGSPDPTALANALDAFAASHRGLAPIAIVADQLTAPELDPACQDSAAYGAVSSYFNVSIPAYARAHLNVLVDPTYWAIGGYSNGGSCALLFGSRHPEIWGSILDVSGNQYPGDGSDAQTIAKVFAGDAAAFAAAKPAAVMAAHAGDYAGHTAVFTAGALDTRYGPGQRANAAAARAAGFTTVLDIVPGASHVGPALSRGLALGVAALAAPLGLAPGDPGPSALARAP, from the coding sequence ATGAGCTGGCTCCTGGGGCTCGAGCTGATCGACGGCGGGATCATCCCGTTCTGGGGCCTGCTGACGACGGCGCTCGTCGTGCTGGTCGTCGTGGCGCGCCGCGGCCGGACGCGGCGGCTCGCGGTGGGAGCCGCGGTGGGCGCCGTCGTCGGGGTCGTGCTCGTGGTGCTCTCCGACGTCTCGGGCGCGTTCGACGTCGCGCTTCCCGGCCCGACGGCGGCGTGGGTCGCGGTCGGCCTCGCGACGGCGGGCCTCGGCGTCGCGGCGATCACGCAGGCGGGCTGGGGCGGACGTTCGCTCGCCGCTCTGCTCGTGCTGACCTCCCTCGTGCTGGGCGGACTGGGCGTCAACCGCGAGTTCGGGATCACGCACACCCTCGCCACGATCCTCGGCGTGCAGGCGCTGCCGGCTGTGGCACTGCCGGCGCGGACGCCCGCGTCGACCGACCAGAGCCCGATCTCCTCCACGTGGACGCCGCCGGCGGGCATGCCGGCGAAGGGCGAGGTCGGCGCGCTCTCGGGGGATAGACGCATCCCGTCTCCCGGCTATTCGCCGCGGGATGCCGCGATCTATCTGCCTCCCGCCGCGCTCGTGGCCCATCCGCCGCGGCTGCCGCTCCTCGTCTTCATGATGGGACAGCCGGGCTCGCCCGATCCCACCGCGCTCGCGAACGCACTCGACGCCTTCGCCGCGTCGCACCGGGGACTCGCGCCCATCGCGATCGTCGCCGACCAGCTCACGGCGCCCGAGCTCGACCCGGCGTGCCAGGACTCCGCCGCGTACGGTGCGGTGTCCAGCTACTTCAACGTGAGCATCCCCGCGTACGCGCGCGCCCACCTCAACGTCCTCGTCGATCCCACGTACTGGGCGATCGGCGGCTACTCCAACGGGGGCTCCTGCGCCCTGCTGTTCGGGAGCCGGCATCCCGAGATCTGGGGCAGCATCCTGGATGTCTCGGGCAATCAGTACCCCGGCGACGGCAGCGACGCGCAGACCATCGCGAAGGTCTTCGCCGGCGACGCCGCGGCGTTCGCGGCCGCGAAGCCCGCGGCCGTCATGGCCGCGCACGCGGGCGACTACGCCGGCCACACCGCCGTCTTCACGGCGGGCGCCCTCGACACCCGGTACGGACCGGGGCAGCGGGCGAACGCCGCCGCCGCGCGGGCGGCGGGGTTCACGACGGTCCTGGACATCGTGCCCGGCGCGTCGCACGTCGGGCCTGCGCTGAGCCGCGGGCTCGCGCTGGGTGTCGCCGCGCTCGCGGCGCCGCTGGGACTCGCACCCGGGGATCCGGGGCCCTCGGCGCTGGCGCGAGCACCCTGA